One window from the genome of Rhodopseudomonas sp. P2A-2r encodes:
- a CDS encoding tetratricopeptide repeat protein produces the protein MASAAELFKRGIASFQQGQLAEAERSFRQLLRKEPRHPAALNLLAVVLVAQKKFAEAEPLLQSALKLSATSDATFYNYGLVLKALGRPDEAVQRFTQAIALNPGSADSWNARGAALNDLNDPQAAIADFDRAASLNPNDPATFFNRSRSLTRLKRYDDALVACDRTLAMKPGMAEAWFSRGFILQKLRRPAEAAGAYARALEIDPQMPLVKGDLLHQKMLTCDWAGTDRLISDIDRDLAAGRLSVEPFAWQGIAMSERSLQRCAEIYSANRFPARFDKSDLPALRTAGKIRIGYLSGEFRQQATSLLLVGVLEQHDRQQFEVVAIDNGFDDGSATRRRIDAAVDGSIDIAALSDPQAVAAIRAAGIDILVNLNGYFGDARTRVFARRAAPIQVNYLGFPGTLGARYMDYIIADRHVLPAEHRQFYSEKVAWLPDCYQANDRQRPIAEWTFSRAECGLPAEGFVFCCFNNNYKITPATFDGWMRILKQVPGSVLWLLEDNAAAAANLRREAVARGVEAGRLVFAERMPADEHLARHRCAGLFLDTLPYNAHTTASDALWAGLPLLTCRGETFAGRVAASLLHNIGLPELVATSQSDYERLAIELATQPARLAAIAGTLRDNRLAAPLFDTARVTEHIETAYLAMVERSRAGLPPDHIAVAARPRASR, from the coding sequence ATGGCATCCGCCGCTGAACTCTTCAAACGGGGCATCGCGTCTTTCCAGCAGGGCCAGCTCGCCGAGGCCGAACGATCCTTCAGGCAGTTGCTGCGCAAGGAGCCGCGCCATCCGGCGGCGCTGAACCTGCTCGCCGTCGTTCTTGTGGCGCAGAAGAAGTTCGCCGAGGCCGAACCCCTGCTGCAGTCCGCGCTGAAGCTGAGCGCAACCTCCGACGCCACGTTCTACAACTACGGCCTGGTCCTGAAGGCGCTGGGCCGTCCGGACGAAGCCGTGCAGCGCTTCACCCAGGCGATTGCGCTCAATCCCGGCAGTGCCGACAGCTGGAACGCGCGCGGCGCGGCGCTGAACGATCTCAACGATCCCCAGGCCGCCATTGCCGACTTCGACCGGGCCGCTTCGCTCAATCCGAACGACCCGGCGACTTTCTTCAACCGGAGCCGATCCCTCACCAGGCTGAAACGCTATGACGACGCGCTGGTCGCGTGCGACCGGACGCTGGCGATGAAGCCGGGGATGGCGGAAGCCTGGTTCAGCCGCGGTTTTATCCTTCAGAAGTTGCGGCGCCCCGCCGAGGCCGCCGGCGCCTATGCCCGCGCGCTTGAGATCGACCCGCAAATGCCACTGGTGAAGGGCGATCTGCTGCACCAGAAGATGCTGACCTGCGACTGGGCCGGGACCGACCGCCTCATTTCCGATATCGACCGCGATCTCGCGGCGGGGCGCCTGTCCGTCGAACCCTTCGCCTGGCAGGGCATCGCCATGTCGGAACGCAGTCTGCAACGCTGCGCCGAAATCTACAGCGCAAACCGTTTTCCCGCGCGCTTCGACAAGTCGGATCTGCCGGCACTGCGCACGGCAGGCAAGATCCGCATCGGCTACCTGTCAGGCGAGTTTCGCCAGCAGGCCACCTCGCTGCTGCTGGTCGGCGTCCTCGAACAGCACGACAGGCAGCAATTCGAGGTCGTTGCCATCGACAACGGCTTTGACGACGGCAGTGCGACGCGCCGGCGCATCGACGCCGCCGTCGACGGCAGTATCGACATCGCGGCCTTGTCCGACCCGCAAGCGGTGGCCGCGATTCGCGCCGCTGGCATCGACATTCTGGTCAATCTGAACGGCTATTTCGGCGACGCCCGCACCCGCGTGTTCGCGCGGCGGGCAGCGCCCATTCAGGTCAACTATCTCGGTTTCCCGGGGACGCTGGGCGCGCGCTACATGGATTACATCATCGCCGATCGTCACGTGCTGCCGGCCGAACACCGGCAGTTCTACAGCGAGAAGGTCGCGTGGCTGCCGGACTGCTATCAGGCCAACGACCGGCAGCGACCGATTGCCGAGTGGACGTTCAGCCGGGCGGAGTGCGGCCTTCCCGCCGAGGGATTCGTGTTCTGCTGCTTCAACAACAACTACAAGATCACGCCCGCGACCTTCGACGGCTGGATGCGCATCCTGAAACAGGTGCCCGGCAGCGTGCTCTGGCTGCTCGAGGACAATGCCGCGGCCGCCGCCAATCTGCGTCGCGAAGCCGTCGCGCGCGGCGTCGAGGCCGGGCGTCTCGTCTTCGCGGAACGGATGCCGGCGGACGAACATCTCGCCCGGCATCGCTGCGCCGGCCTGTTTCTGGACACGCTGCCTTACAATGCCCACACCACGGCCAGCGATGCGCTATGGGCTGGCCTGCCGCTGCTGACCTGCCGCGGCGAAACCTTCGCAGGCAGGGTGGCGGCCAGCCTGCTGCACAATATCGGCCTGCCGGAACTGGTCGCCACGTCGCAGTCGGACTATGAGCGTCTGGCGATCGAGCTGGCGACGCAGCCGGCCCGTCTGGCGGCGATCGCAGGGACGCTCCGGGATAATCGGCTTGCCGCCCCGCTGTTCGATACGGCGCGGGTCACGGAGCACATCGAAACGGCCTATCTGGCCATGGTCGAGCGTTCCCGGGCCGGCTTGCCGCCCGATCACATCGCGGTGGCCGCGCGCCCCAGGGCATCCCGCTGA